One Vibrio sp. CDRSL-10 TSBA genomic region harbors:
- a CDS encoding MSMEG_1061 family FMN-dependent PPOX-type flavoprotein: MTQITTLEQLRELYPMPAPLVVEKDVHHIDQHSRTFLQHSTLMFLATEGKEGFLDLSPRGGAAGFIKVLDDHTIAFPDSPGNNRLDTLSNLLANPKVGLLCMVPGVEEIVRIKGTASLHIDEELRQQCLDGKSTPKLVVKVAVEALFFHCPKALMLSKVWKSESYQDRSFLPSLLAIIKDQQVEKKQQSDR, encoded by the coding sequence ATGACTCAGATTACGACACTGGAGCAACTTCGCGAGCTCTATCCAATGCCGGCCCCACTGGTTGTGGAAAAAGATGTTCACCATATTGACCAGCACAGCCGCACTTTTCTGCAGCATAGTACGCTGATGTTTCTGGCTACCGAGGGTAAAGAGGGATTTCTCGATCTATCGCCGCGTGGTGGTGCTGCGGGTTTTATCAAGGTGCTGGATGATCACACCATTGCGTTTCCGGACAGCCCGGGCAACAACCGCCTGGATACTCTGAGTAACTTGCTTGCCAATCCAAAAGTCGGACTGCTGTGCATGGTTCCGGGGGTGGAAGAGATTGTCCGCATCAAAGGAACGGCGTCACTGCACATTGATGAAGAGTTGCGTCAGCAATGTCTGGACGGGAAGAGCACGCCTAAGTTGGTGGTTAAAGTGGCGGTAGAAGCGCTGTTTTTCCATTGCCCTAAAGCACTGATGTTGTCAAAGGTATGGAAAAGCGAGTCGTATCAGGATCGTAGTTTCCTGCCATCACTTTTGGCGATCATCAAAGATCAGCAGGTAGAAAAAAAGCAGCAAAGTGACCGATGA
- a CDS encoding ATP-binding cassette domain-containing protein, whose translation MFTLKDVSYQIDNTVILHPTNLTLPPGKVTALLGHNGCGKSTLMKLLSRQYHANLGSIHIEGQPLQGFEHKSFARKVSYLPQHPPLTDGVTVRELVSFGRYPWKGAFGQLNSEDHQAIEEAIEHTGLTAYADRFVATLSGGERQRAWVAMLLAQQSECLLLDEPTSALDVHHQYELLEMIRELNQRLNLTVVIVLHDINMAARFSDHIVALKSGQVIAQGNPEQIMQTDVLKSIYGMDLALFRNPANGQLISYIP comes from the coding sequence ATGTTCACATTAAAAGACGTCAGCTATCAGATAGATAACACTGTAATTTTACACCCGACCAATCTCACCTTACCGCCAGGCAAGGTGACGGCACTGCTTGGTCATAATGGCTGTGGTAAATCCACCTTAATGAAACTACTCAGCCGCCAATACCATGCCAACCTGGGTAGTATCCATATCGAAGGTCAGCCACTGCAAGGTTTCGAACATAAGTCATTTGCACGTAAAGTCTCCTATTTGCCACAACATCCCCCGCTTACCGATGGAGTGACTGTGCGTGAGCTGGTCAGTTTTGGCCGTTACCCATGGAAAGGCGCTTTTGGCCAGCTCAACAGCGAGGATCATCAGGCGATTGAAGAAGCGATTGAGCATACCGGCCTGACTGCTTATGCCGACCGTTTTGTGGCTACCCTATCCGGCGGTGAGCGGCAGCGAGCCTGGGTCGCTATGCTGCTTGCCCAGCAAAGCGAATGCCTGTTGCTGGACGAGCCGACCTCCGCTCTGGATGTTCATCATCAGTACGAACTGCTGGAGATGATCCGCGAGCTAAACCAGCGCCTTAATCTGACCGTCGTGATCGTATTGCACGACATCAATATGGCCGCGCGCTTTAGCGATCACATCGTCGCGCTCAAATCCGGTCAGGTGATCGCTCAGGGCAACCCTGAACAGATCATGCAGACAGACGTTCTCAAATCCATCTACGGTATGGATCTCGCACTATTTCGTAATCCGGCTAACGGCCAGTTGATCAGCTATATTCCATAG
- a CDS encoding iron-siderophore ABC transporter substrate-binding protein, giving the protein MKRMLLTLFFVYTSWAVAAPETGHSLSDLHLDHTPARVATLDWGLSEAVLSLGVTPVAASDTQNYNQWVSKPALPDSVADLGSRTEPNIELLTKLKPDLILISSYLLPAYEALSRIAPVAVVDIYNDSQTPLANAEKLTRDLGQLLGREQQADELIKQTRQHLQDNGAKLRQAGADDRNLMFIRFVNKQTLRIHGKGSLINDTITEMGLHNEWQQATNSWGFATTEISKIAEHQDTRVLIFGPLRPEDREALTQSPLWQAMAFTRNKQVYELPAIWSFGSLIAARRLSDNITRLLTEQP; this is encoded by the coding sequence ATGAAAAGAATGCTTTTGACTCTGTTTTTTGTATACACCAGCTGGGCTGTCGCAGCACCGGAGACTGGCCACTCCCTCTCTGACCTGCACCTCGACCATACCCCTGCCCGCGTGGCAACGCTTGACTGGGGATTGAGTGAAGCGGTGCTGAGTCTCGGGGTCACACCCGTTGCCGCATCAGACACACAAAACTACAACCAGTGGGTCAGCAAGCCGGCATTGCCCGACAGCGTCGCCGATCTTGGCTCACGCACCGAACCCAACATTGAGCTACTGACAAAACTCAAGCCGGACCTGATCCTGATCAGCTCTTATCTGTTACCGGCTTATGAGGCTCTCAGCCGCATCGCGCCAGTCGCTGTGGTCGATATTTATAATGACAGCCAGACCCCGCTGGCTAACGCAGAAAAGCTGACACGCGACCTTGGGCAACTTCTTGGCCGTGAACAGCAGGCCGATGAGCTGATTAAGCAAACCCGTCAGCATCTGCAAGACAATGGCGCTAAACTGCGCCAGGCCGGAGCCGACGATCGTAACCTGATGTTTATCCGCTTCGTGAACAAGCAAACGCTGCGTATTCACGGCAAAGGTTCACTGATCAACGACACCATCACTGAGATGGGTTTGCATAATGAATGGCAACAGGCCACCAACAGCTGGGGATTCGCCACCACCGAAATCAGCAAAATCGCAGAGCATCAGGATACGCGTGTACTGATTTTTGGCCCGCTGCGTCCGGAAGATCGCGAAGCCCTGACCCAGTCTCCGTTATGGCAGGCGATGGCATTTACCCGTAACAAGCAGGTGTATGAACTGCCGGCAATCTGGTCGTTCGGCAGCCTGATAGCCGCGCGCCGGCTGAGTGATAACATTACCCGCCTTCTGACCGAGCAGCCATGA
- the fhuB gene encoding Fe(3+)-hydroxamate ABC transporter permease FhuB, which translates to MSDLTVSAPQHTQPSRSWRVWLGFGSALLLLAVLIELTVPFGGAKLLLETLFYYDSANYQHIVVGLTYLPRLTVALLCGFALSVAGCVMQFVLRNPIAAPTTLGVASGAQFGLIASMLLVPGLAMLPAVTFAFIGGVFSTVLVFWLSARKGFAAVQMVLSGMVVSLFLGSVNTMLMLLNEKQLTNIFVWGTGSLNQNGWDGVWHLAPVIAATTALLLLVQRPLSSLALGDTVADSIGVNVKRYKIISLGLAILLTAVVVSEVGLIGFVGIVTPNIVRLLKVRALSARILWSGLLGSIMLLLSDLLIQAIPKEVTSQLLPTGAMTALIGAPFFLWLLTRNIWPSQHAQTSEAVVHYKHTSFARQLLWLGSGLVLVMVVAATLGHQHSGWFFSVSPDVLALRAPRLLSALLAGIGLAVAGTLIQRMTTNPMASPEVLGISSGASLAMVLCVMFGIKLGRDGQILVGTLGALAVAAVIWATSRKQHFAPMTVILTGIALSAALDALLRITLSSSSEDAQSLLTWLSGSTYLTSWRDVVMLVCGITPLLMLALKTSRHVNVVSLGQVSASSLGMHVGRVRQGILLMVAALTTLCTIVIGPLTFIGLLAPHMARAMGRYDARSQLISACLIGAIVMTLSDWVGRMVWFPWQFPAGLISSMLGGIYFLYLMRKN; encoded by the coding sequence ATGAGTGACTTAACTGTTTCTGCCCCTCAACACACTCAGCCATCCCGCTCCTGGCGGGTGTGGCTGGGGTTTGGCTCGGCCCTGTTGCTGCTGGCCGTGCTTATCGAACTGACCGTCCCCTTTGGTGGCGCCAAGCTGCTGTTGGAAACACTGTTTTATTATGACAGCGCCAATTATCAGCATATTGTGGTCGGCCTGACTTACCTGCCCCGCCTCACCGTCGCTCTGCTGTGCGGGTTTGCACTCTCGGTCGCCGGGTGCGTGATGCAGTTTGTGCTGCGAAATCCGATAGCGGCGCCAACGACCTTAGGCGTAGCCTCCGGTGCCCAGTTCGGTCTGATTGCCAGCATGTTGCTGGTACCCGGTTTAGCCATGCTGCCGGCGGTGACGTTTGCGTTTATCGGCGGAGTCTTTTCAACCGTGCTGGTGTTCTGGTTATCGGCGCGCAAAGGCTTTGCAGCAGTGCAGATGGTCTTGTCCGGTATGGTTGTCAGCCTGTTTCTCGGCTCAGTAAATACCATGCTGATGCTGCTCAATGAAAAGCAACTGACGAATATTTTCGTGTGGGGTACCGGCTCTCTCAATCAGAATGGCTGGGATGGCGTCTGGCATCTGGCCCCTGTGATTGCTGCCACCACTGCGCTGTTATTACTGGTACAGCGCCCGCTCAGTTCACTGGCACTCGGTGATACCGTTGCAGACTCAATCGGCGTCAATGTAAAACGCTATAAGATCATCAGTTTAGGGCTGGCTATCTTACTGACAGCCGTGGTGGTCAGTGAAGTGGGCCTGATTGGCTTTGTCGGTATCGTCACGCCCAATATTGTGCGCCTGCTCAAAGTGCGGGCTTTGAGTGCGCGTATCCTTTGGTCAGGCTTATTGGGATCCATAATGTTGCTGCTCTCTGACCTGCTGATTCAAGCCATCCCAAAAGAAGTGACCAGCCAGTTACTGCCTACCGGTGCCATGACCGCATTAATCGGGGCGCCCTTTTTCCTCTGGCTGCTGACCAGAAATATCTGGCCGTCGCAACACGCCCAGACCTCAGAAGCAGTGGTGCATTACAAACACACCTCATTCGCGCGCCAGTTGTTATGGCTCGGTAGCGGTTTAGTCTTGGTGATGGTGGTTGCGGCGACGCTCGGTCATCAGCACAGCGGCTGGTTTTTCTCCGTGAGCCCTGATGTACTGGCTCTGCGTGCGCCACGACTGTTGAGCGCTCTGCTGGCCGGAATTGGGCTGGCTGTCGCCGGTACACTGATTCAGCGTATGACCACTAACCCGATGGCCAGCCCGGAAGTACTGGGGATCAGTTCAGGCGCATCTTTAGCCATGGTTTTGTGTGTGATGTTTGGTATCAAGCTTGGCCGGGACGGCCAGATACTCGTCGGCACACTCGGCGCACTGGCGGTCGCGGCGGTCATATGGGCCACCAGCCGCAAACAACATTTCGCACCAATGACGGTGATACTGACCGGTATCGCACTCAGTGCCGCACTGGATGCTCTGCTGCGTATTACTTTGTCCAGCAGCAGCGAAGACGCGCAGTCACTGTTGACCTGGTTATCAGGCTCGACCTATCTGACTTCATGGCGTGACGTGGTGATGCTGGTGTGCGGTATTACCCCGCTGCTTATGCTGGCTTTGAAAACCTCGCGCCACGTCAATGTCGTCAGCCTGGGCCAGGTGTCAGCCAGCAGTCTTGGTATGCACGTCGGCCGGGTCCGGCAAGGCATTCTGCTTATGGTCGCGGCATTGACCACCTTATGTACCATAGTAATCGGACCGCTGACCTTTATCGGCCTGCTGGCACCGCACATGGCAAGAGCCATGGGGCGCTACGATGCCCGTTCGCAGTTAATCAGCGCCTGTCTGATTGGCGCCATCGTGATGACCCTGTCAGACTGGGTCGGACGTATGGTCTGGTTCCCGTGGCAATTCCCGGCCGGATTAATCTCCTCCATGCTGGGCGGAATTTACTTCCTCTACCTGATGCGGAAGAACTGA
- the mukF gene encoding chromosome partition protein MukF: MDELVSWVKQNDFSLNLTTERLAFLIAISVLSNERFDEELGEGELHDAFVIVTRMFEDTGEASAFRANNAINELVKQRLISRFTSEVTDGASIYRLSPLAVGITDYYVRHREFSKLKLSIQLSMVADEMAKAVESAQQGGTPGHWKKNVYGVLKYSVGEIFDRIDLNQRVMDEQQQSVKQQIAELLNKDWRDAIINCESLLSETSSTLRELQDTLQAAGDELQTQILDIQEIVYGDEELDFIGETLFGLQMKLDRITSWGQQAIDLWIGYDRHVHKFIRTAIDMDQNRAFSQRLRQSVNDYFDQPWYLTYADAERLSDLRDEALVLRDEEVTGHVPVEVEYEEFQQVNDELAERIGEMLKGHKEQGMPIDLGSVLRDYLAAHPRTHHFDLARIVVDQAVRLGYSGSDYRAIQPDWQTINEFGAKVQANVIDRY; encoded by the coding sequence ATCGACGAATTGGTCAGCTGGGTCAAGCAGAATGATTTCTCATTGAACCTGACCACCGAACGGTTGGCGTTTCTTATCGCCATTTCGGTGTTAAGCAACGAACGGTTCGATGAAGAGCTAGGTGAAGGCGAGTTACATGATGCGTTTGTGATTGTGACCCGCATGTTCGAAGACACGGGCGAAGCGTCCGCTTTTCGGGCCAACAACGCGATTAATGAGCTGGTAAAACAGCGTTTGATCAGTCGCTTTACCAGTGAAGTCACTGATGGTGCCAGTATCTATCGTCTGTCTCCGCTGGCAGTCGGCATCACTGACTATTACGTTCGCCACCGTGAATTCTCCAAGCTTAAGCTATCGATTCAGCTCTCAATGGTGGCTGACGAAATGGCGAAAGCGGTGGAGTCTGCTCAGCAGGGAGGGACGCCGGGTCACTGGAAGAAAAACGTCTATGGAGTGCTGAAATACTCGGTGGGCGAAATTTTCGATCGTATCGACCTTAACCAGCGTGTCATGGATGAGCAGCAGCAGTCTGTCAAACAACAGATAGCTGAGCTGCTCAATAAAGACTGGCGCGATGCGATTATCAACTGTGAATCTCTGCTGTCGGAGACTTCGTCCACACTGCGAGAACTGCAAGACACCTTGCAGGCGGCGGGTGATGAGCTGCAGACCCAGATCCTGGATATTCAGGAAATTGTCTATGGCGATGAGGAACTCGACTTTATCGGAGAAACCCTGTTTGGGTTGCAGATGAAGCTCGACCGGATCACTAGTTGGGGCCAACAGGCGATTGACCTGTGGATTGGCTACGACCGCCATGTGCATAAATTTATCCGTACAGCCATCGATATGGACCAGAACCGGGCCTTCAGCCAGCGTCTGCGTCAGTCGGTGAATGATTACTTCGATCAACCATGGTATCTCACCTACGCCGATGCGGAGCGCCTCAGTGATCTGCGCGATGAGGCATTGGTGCTGCGTGACGAAGAAGTGACGGGCCATGTGCCGGTCGAAGTAGAATATGAAGAATTCCAACAGGTCAATGATGAGCTGGCAGAACGCATCGGCGAGATGCTGAAAGGTCACAAGGAGCAGGGCATGCCGATTGATCTCGGCAGCGTATTGCGTGATTACCTCGCCGCTCACCCGAGAACTCATCATTTTGATTTAGCACGAATTGTGGTCGACCAGGCGGTACGTCTCGGTTACTCAGGCTCGGATTACCGGGCAATTCAGCCAGACTGGCAGACGATCAACGAATTTGGTGCAAAGGTACAAGCAAATGTCATCGACCGATATTAA
- the cmoM gene encoding tRNA uridine 5-oxyacetic acid(34) methyltransferase CmoM, with product MTEDRNFDDIAHKFAKNIYGSDKGEIRQVIVWEDLLQLLTHFDGISKPLHVLDAGGGLAQMSQKLARLGHRVTLCDLSSEMLQLAEKDIANNGLLEQYRLVHSPVQSVQEHLSEPVDIAMFHAVMEWLADPKAALDNLLAQVRPGGMVSVMFYNYHGLVYKNAVCGNIPHVLDGMPHRKRFKLQPQQGLIPTDVYQWIEAAGFEICGKSGIRCFSDYIGNMKNMGEYQYEDVLALEQKFCRQEPYLSLGRYIHVWAQKNNNRNNNE from the coding sequence GTGACAGAAGATCGCAATTTCGACGATATTGCCCACAAATTTGCAAAAAACATATACGGTTCTGACAAAGGCGAGATTCGCCAAGTCATTGTTTGGGAAGATTTACTCCAACTGTTAACGCATTTTGATGGAATAAGCAAACCTTTGCACGTTTTAGATGCAGGAGGCGGTCTTGCTCAGATGTCTCAAAAACTGGCCCGCCTGGGCCATCGCGTTACCTTGTGTGATCTGTCTTCTGAAATGCTGCAACTGGCAGAGAAGGATATTGCAAATAACGGGTTGCTTGAGCAGTATCGCTTGGTTCATTCACCGGTACAGTCAGTACAGGAACATTTATCAGAACCGGTGGATATTGCCATGTTCCACGCTGTGATGGAATGGTTGGCTGATCCAAAAGCCGCGCTGGACAACCTGCTTGCTCAGGTGAGACCGGGTGGCATGGTATCGGTGATGTTTTACAACTATCATGGCCTGGTCTACAAAAACGCTGTGTGTGGCAATATCCCGCATGTCCTTGATGGCATGCCACATCGTAAAAGATTTAAACTGCAACCGCAGCAAGGGCTTATCCCGACCGACGTTTATCAGTGGATAGAAGCGGCCGGATTCGAGATCTGCGGTAAGTCAGGCATTCGCTGTTTTAGTGATTACATCGGTAACATGAAAAATATGGGCGAATACCAATATGAGGATGTGCTGGCTCTGGAGCAGAAATTTTGCCGTCAGGAGCCGTACCTCTCATTAGGCCGATACATCCATGTATGGGCCCAGAAAAACAATAACAGGAATAACAATGAGTGA
- the torR gene encoding two-component system response regulator TorR — protein sequence MSNHILVVVDDDVTRNTLVGYFDKEGYRVSQASDAAGLRAIFTQHQVDILILDINLSDEDGLLLTRELRGESTAGIILLTGHVDSIDRIIGLEMGADDYITHPIALRELLARVKNLLWRVSLSGSQELPERAPAQGMVLFGDWRFDILRRALFYNEKPVRLTKAEYELLVALTACPNQVLSREKILNLLSHRVDMPNDRTIDVLIRRLRAKIEFDPKNPQIFVTVHGEGYMFAGD from the coding sequence ATGAGCAATCATATTCTTGTTGTTGTTGACGATGATGTGACACGCAATACCCTGGTTGGTTATTTTGACAAAGAAGGATATCGGGTTTCACAGGCAAGTGATGCTGCGGGACTACGGGCGATATTCACTCAACACCAGGTGGACATTTTGATCCTGGATATTAATTTATCCGATGAGGATGGCCTGTTACTGACCCGGGAGTTACGCGGGGAGTCGACCGCCGGTATTATTTTACTGACCGGCCATGTAGACAGTATCGACCGGATTATCGGCTTAGAGATGGGCGCTGACGACTATATTACGCATCCGATAGCCTTGCGTGAGCTTTTAGCCAGAGTCAAAAATCTGCTGTGGCGGGTATCGTTGAGTGGCAGCCAAGAGTTGCCCGAAAGGGCGCCGGCGCAAGGTATGGTGTTATTTGGTGACTGGCGCTTCGATATTTTGCGTCGTGCATTGTTTTACAACGAAAAGCCAGTGCGACTGACTAAAGCGGAATATGAACTGCTGGTCGCTTTAACGGCGTGTCCGAACCAGGTGCTCAGCCGGGAGAAAATTCTCAATCTGCTCAGTCATCGGGTGGATATGCCAAATGACCGGACGATTGATGTTCTGATTCGCCGTTTGCGCGCCAAAATAGAGTTTGACCCCAAGAATCCGCAAATCTTTGTCACCGTGCATGGCGAGGGCTATATGTTTGCTGGTGACTAA
- a CDS encoding TfoX/Sxy family DNA transformation protein, producing MDKPILKDSMRLFEQLGRVKSRSMFGGFGIFVDDTMFALVVNDKLHIRADDASTAKFKQQGFEPYVYKKRGFPVVTKYFALPEDCWSDTGRILEDAKAALAVAKAERETQAQAKPDRLKDLPNLRLATERMLKKAGIQSVEDLQEKGAVEAYKAVRQSHSSDVGLELLWALEGAIEGKHWSVIPQARRDELLQRLS from the coding sequence ATGGATAAACCAATACTTAAAGATTCAATGCGGCTATTCGAACAATTAGGACGCGTTAAATCTCGTTCAATGTTCGGCGGATTCGGCATTTTTGTCGATGACACCATGTTCGCATTAGTAGTTAATGATAAATTACACATACGTGCCGACGACGCTTCAACTGCAAAATTTAAGCAACAAGGTTTCGAACCTTATGTTTATAAGAAGCGGGGTTTCCCGGTCGTAACCAAATATTTTGCGTTACCGGAAGACTGTTGGTCAGACACCGGACGTATTCTGGAAGATGCTAAAGCTGCACTTGCCGTCGCGAAAGCGGAACGGGAAACACAAGCTCAGGCAAAACCAGATCGTTTAAAAGACTTACCTAACCTGCGATTAGCGACAGAGCGGATGCTGAAAAAAGCCGGCATTCAAAGCGTTGAAGACTTGCAGGAAAAAGGTGCCGTAGAAGCTTACAAAGCCGTTCGACAGTCACATTCTTCAGATGTCGGTTTGGAACTTCTGTGGGCACTGGAAGGCGCGATAGAGGGCAAGCACTGGTCAGTAATCCCTCAGGCACGTCGCGACGAGTTGTTACAACGTTTGTCTTAA
- a CDS encoding TVP38/TMEM64 family protein encodes MSSKWVWGILLIGIILTVSIVLGPSLTLENAKLQQSLLNDYIQSHLISAAAIYFFSYLVITALSIPGAAVVTLLGAALFGFWLSLLLVSFASTLGATLAFLSSRFLLREWVQKRFGAKLETINRGMERDGAFYLFSLRLIPVFPFFLINLLMGLTTIKATRYYWVSQLGMLPGTAVYLNAGTQLAQIDSLAGIVSPSVLLAFALLGVFPLLMKWLLNKLPHRRSDAT; translated from the coding sequence ATGAGTAGCAAGTGGGTTTGGGGAATTCTGCTTATCGGGATTATCTTAACAGTCAGTATTGTATTGGGCCCTTCCCTTACTCTGGAAAATGCCAAATTACAGCAATCATTACTCAATGATTATATTCAGAGCCATTTAATTTCAGCTGCCGCTATTTATTTCTTCAGCTACCTTGTGATCACAGCACTATCTATTCCGGGCGCAGCGGTTGTGACACTGCTGGGGGCCGCTCTGTTTGGTTTCTGGTTAAGCCTGCTGCTGGTCTCATTTGCCAGTACCCTGGGCGCCACACTGGCTTTTCTCAGCAGTCGATTTCTGCTGCGTGAATGGGTGCAAAAGCGATTTGGCGCCAAGTTGGAAACCATCAACCGCGGTATGGAGCGTGATGGCGCTTTTTACCTGTTCTCCTTACGCCTGATCCCGGTGTTTCCGTTTTTTCTGATTAACTTACTGATGGGACTGACAACCATTAAAGCCACCCGCTATTACTGGGTCAGCCAATTAGGTATGCTGCCTGGCACTGCGGTGTACCTGAATGCCGGCACCCAGCTTGCCCAGATTGACTCACTGGCAGGTATCGTCTCGCCCTCAGTGCTGCTGGCTTTTGCTCTATTGGGGGTATTCCCATTGCTAATGAAATGGCTACTCAATAAGCTTCCCCATCGTCGCTCCGATGCCACTTAA
- a CDS encoding alpha/beta hydrolase has protein sequence MSDNILFHKTYLHPSSSEWVVFVHGAGGSSSIWFKQIKAYKQHFNLLLIDLRGHGKSGKLLKELISHRYTFHSVTQDVLCVMDHLHIRTAHFVAMSLGTIIVRNIAEVSAERISSMVLGGAVTRFNVRSQILVQLGRLGQHIIPYMWLYRLFAYIVMPHRSQKESRHLFIREAKKLCQKEFKRWFTLAADVNPLMGYFKQKDSAIPTLYLMGEKDYMFIEPVKEMVAAHRHSELYQIPDCGHVCNVEQPEHFNQVSIGFIQQHVAVSPSIIRSLVQS, from the coding sequence ATGTCTGACAACATCTTGTTCCATAAAACGTATCTGCATCCATCCAGCTCGGAGTGGGTGGTATTTGTGCATGGTGCCGGAGGCAGTTCGTCGATTTGGTTTAAGCAAATTAAAGCCTATAAGCAGCACTTTAACTTATTGCTGATTGATCTGCGCGGGCATGGTAAGTCCGGCAAATTGCTCAAAGAGTTAATCTCTCACCGTTATACCTTCCACTCCGTGACTCAGGATGTACTGTGTGTGATGGATCACCTGCATATCCGCACTGCTCACTTTGTCGCTATGTCTTTGGGAACTATTATCGTACGTAATATCGCTGAAGTGTCGGCTGAACGGATTTCGTCTATGGTGCTGGGCGGTGCAGTTACCCGCTTTAATGTCCGCTCTCAGATACTGGTTCAGCTCGGACGCCTCGGCCAGCACATCATTCCTTACATGTGGCTGTATCGTTTATTTGCCTACATTGTCATGCCGCATCGCAGTCAGAAAGAGTCACGCCATTTATTTATTCGTGAAGCGAAAAAGTTGTGTCAGAAAGAGTTTAAACGCTGGTTTACTCTTGCGGCTGATGTCAATCCGCTGATGGGCTATTTCAAACAGAAGGACAGTGCGATTCCTACTCTCTATTTGATGGGAGAGAAGGATTATATGTTTATTGAACCGGTGAAAGAGATGGTTGCTGCGCACCGTCACAGTGAATTATACCAGATACCTGATTGCGGCCATGTTTGTAACGTTGAGCAACCTGAGCACTTCAATCAGGTTTCAATTGGTTTTATTCAGCAGCATGTTGCTGTTTCGCCGAGTATCATCCGATCGCTTGTACAGAGCTGA
- the glgC gene encoding glucose-1-phosphate adenylyltransferase — MTGVLGMILAGGEGSRLMPLTASRTKPAVPFGGSYRLIDFALNNFVNADIMRLYVLTQFKSQSLYLHMKKGWNVSSIRDRFIDTIPAQMRDGKRWYEGTADAIYQNLRFVEISEADQVCIFGSDHIYKMDIRQMLDYHRRQEARMTVSAIRMPISQASSFGVIEVNEDGLMVGFEEKPECPKSIPGEPEWALVSMGNYIFDTEILCDELRQDAANENSSHDFGKDIIPKMFPEGGVYVYDFSTNRIKGEKESSYWRDVGTIESYWSAHMDLLDKEPPFSLYNRSWPLHTYYPPLPPATFVDVGDKKVTIKDSLVSGGSYIQASKIYKSVLGYRSNIGTGSYISESVILGDVKIGAGCTVKRAIIDKNVEIAPGTIIGEDLELDRQRFHVSDEGIVVIAKGTKVGF; from the coding sequence ATGACTGGTGTACTAGGTATGATTTTAGCCGGTGGCGAAGGTTCCAGACTGATGCCGCTGACCGCTTCCAGAACCAAACCTGCCGTGCCGTTTGGCGGCAGTTACCGATTGATTGACTTCGCGCTGAATAACTTCGTTAACGCGGACATAATGCGTCTCTACGTACTGACGCAATTTAAATCTCAATCACTCTACCTGCATATGAAAAAAGGGTGGAACGTCTCCAGTATTCGTGACCGTTTTATCGATACCATTCCGGCCCAGATGCGCGATGGCAAACGTTGGTATGAAGGCACGGCAGATGCGATCTATCAGAACCTGCGTTTTGTCGAAATCTCGGAAGCAGATCAGGTGTGTATTTTTGGTTCTGATCATATCTACAAAATGGACATTCGTCAGATGCTGGATTACCACCGTCGCCAGGAAGCTCGTATGACGGTTTCTGCGATTCGTATGCCTATTTCGCAGGCATCTTCGTTCGGGGTTATCGAAGTCAATGAAGACGGGCTGATGGTTGGCTTTGAAGAGAAGCCTGAATGCCCTAAATCCATTCCGGGTGAACCGGAGTGGGCGCTGGTATCAATGGGGAACTACATTTTTGATACCGAAATTTTATGCGACGAATTACGTCAGGATGCCGCGAACGAAAACTCCAGTCATGACTTTGGTAAAGACATCATTCCGAAAATGTTCCCGGAAGGCGGCGTGTATGTTTATGACTTTTCTACCAATAGAATTAAAGGCGAGAAGGAGTCCAGCTACTGGCGTGATGTGGGTACGATAGAGTCTTACTGGTCAGCGCATATGGATCTGCTTGATAAAGAGCCGCCATTCTCCCTGTATAATCGTAGCTGGCCGCTGCATACCTATTATCCGCCACTGCCACCGGCTACCTTTGTCGATGTCGGCGATAAGAAGGTCACCATTAAAGACAGCCTGGTTTCTGGCGGTAGCTACATCCAGGCTTCGAAGATTTATAAGTCGGTTTTGGGGTATCGCAGTAACATTGGCACTGGCTCTTACATTAGTGAATCTGTTATCTTGGGAGACGTGAAAATTGGTGCAGGCTGCACAGTTAAGCGCGCCATTATCGACAAAAATGTGGAGATCGCCCCAGGGACTATCATCGGCGAAGACTTGGAATTGGACAGACAACGTTTCCATGTGTCCGACGAGGGGATCGTTGTCATAGCAAAAGGAACAAAAGTTGGATTCTAA